ACCAATTGTTTATAGAATTCAGTAAAAAAATCATGAAAGTCTTAATGCAATGATCCCTTATTCTTTTCCTTGGGTAGTTTCACAACAAAAGTAGTATCTACCCCTACATTACTTTCAACATAAATTTTTCCATCATGTTTCTGGATAATGGATTTGGCTATGGCTAACCCCAGACCATAGCCTCCACTTTCCCTCGCCCGGGAAGAATCTTCACGGAAAAATCGTTCAAATACTTTATCAATATTTTCTGGTGAAATTCCCTTACCAGTATTTTTAATTTCCATTTCTATCATGTTTTTCTTAGAGAGTAAATTTACAAAAATTGACCCCTGGGAAGGCGTATTTTTAATGGCATTATCTATCAATATATTTATGACTCGCTCAAGACTGTCCTTGTCCCCATATAAGGATATATTTTTTTCAATATGACTCTTGAATATAATATTGTTTTCAAAGATAGAGGCTTCAAAATATAACAACACTCCCTCTAAAATATTGCTTAAATTGAAAGATTGCATAAGGAGGGGTTGTTTAAGCCCATCCATTTTTGCCAAGGACAACAAATCATTGATCAACTCTGACATTCTTTCTGTTTGAGACTGTATAAAACCTAACCATTTTGCCTGGCTGTTTATTTTTTCCTCTGGATTTGAGGCAA
The Irregularibacter muris DNA segment above includes these coding regions:
- a CDS encoding sensor histidine kinase, whose amino-acid sequence is MFKTLQRKFVMINMSLLTFVFVAIFAAIYILTAFNSQRQLTFTLNQVMNMPPKLSPIESRMATSLLVELNNNNELIVFSSFITMEEEVIKEAVSKAIEVNKSSGKIKVGNYKYSFLKEEVPFGIKIAFVDRKPMEENLKNMLRIFIVSGMGSLILLFLISLYLAKRTIQPIKETFEKQEQFIADASHELKTPLAIINTNLSVIASNPEEKINSQAKWLGFIQSQTERMSELINDLLSLAKMDGLKQPLLMQSFNLSNILEGVLLYFEASIFENNIIFKSHIEKNISLYGDKDSLERVINILIDNAIKNTPSQGSIFVNLLSKKNMIEMEIKNTGKGISPENIDKVFERFFREDSSRARESGGYGLGLAIAKSIIQKHDGKIYVESNVGVDTTFVVKLPKEKNKGSLH